The Sphingobium sp. BYY-5 genome includes a window with the following:
- a CDS encoding TonB-dependent siderophore receptor, with the protein MRTIPALRLAFIASTATIALSTVGLSSAAQAQEPAAATADGDIVVTGLKRQYFGDTPVKEIPQAVQFLEGKLLDDLNITRLDTALELASGVSKQNNFGGLWDSFAIRGFAGDENFPSGFLVNGFNGGRGYGGPRDASNVERIEVLKGPNSAIFGRGEPGGTINIVTKKPTFKEGGSFAVSAGSWETYRVEGDYNLPLTDSIAVRINGSSEQADSFRDTVKTQKYTLTPSFMAKLSDKDIFTYELEYVKQEVPFDRGVVAIPTVGADGTTSYNLGAIPNSRFLSNPNDGPIKIGVLGHQAQYQHDFNDDWTLMLGAGYKDTTFEGYSSDPELAMGRQLLDNDGRTLSRQRRYRDYSTTHMVFRGEISGKLETGSIVHNIRIGADWDRFKIKTFQTRYRPTATDQSYSIDIFNPDYDIAEPTPTAVIQNSTEVQKAWGVYAQDQIEITEQFKVRFGGRYDDFSQNIDNRLGTTNPASYTKFSPMAGLVFEPTQSLSFYANYGKGFRPNSGVDVNNNPFAPEISKSYEVGAKFVTPDGRLTSTLSLYKMKKSNVLTADLLTGLSMAVGAAKSQGVEFDVNAKLPAGFELFATYAYTDAGWADDYLSAGVSKNDPLINIPKHQGNALLFKNFSIGNHDAMLGAGVTHVGKRLGQTAADFYLPSYTIAKVLGSVNITDQIKLSADVNNLFNKKYYASSYAALWVQPGAPRQFTVRASFNF; encoded by the coding sequence ATGCGCACTATACCGGCCCTCCGCCTGGCGTTCATCGCCAGCACCGCCACCATCGCCCTGTCCACAGTCGGACTATCCTCCGCCGCCCAGGCGCAGGAGCCGGCCGCGGCAACAGCCGACGGCGACATTGTCGTCACCGGCCTCAAGCGCCAATATTTCGGCGACACGCCGGTCAAGGAAATCCCGCAGGCGGTGCAGTTCCTGGAAGGCAAGCTGCTCGACGACCTCAACATCACCCGGCTCGACACCGCGCTGGAACTGGCGAGCGGCGTGTCGAAGCAGAATAATTTCGGCGGCCTGTGGGACAGTTTCGCCATTCGCGGCTTTGCCGGCGACGAAAATTTCCCAAGCGGCTTCCTGGTCAACGGCTTCAACGGCGGGCGCGGCTATGGCGGCCCGCGCGATGCGTCGAACGTCGAGCGGATCGAGGTGCTGAAAGGCCCGAACAGCGCGATCTTCGGGCGCGGCGAGCCGGGCGGCACGATCAACATCGTCACCAAGAAGCCGACCTTCAAGGAAGGCGGCAGCTTCGCCGTTTCCGCCGGGAGCTGGGAAACCTATCGGGTGGAGGGCGATTATAACCTGCCTCTCACCGATAGTATCGCGGTGCGCATCAACGGATCATCCGAACAGGCCGATAGTTTCCGCGACACGGTGAAGACGCAGAAATATACGCTGACCCCGTCCTTCATGGCGAAGCTGTCGGACAAGGATATCTTCACCTACGAACTGGAATATGTGAAGCAGGAAGTGCCGTTCGACCGGGGCGTGGTGGCGATCCCGACCGTCGGCGCCGACGGCACGACCAGCTATAATCTGGGCGCTATCCCCAATTCACGTTTCCTGAGCAACCCGAATGACGGTCCGATCAAGATCGGCGTGCTGGGCCACCAGGCGCAATATCAGCATGACTTCAATGACGATTGGACGCTGATGCTGGGCGCTGGATATAAGGACACGACGTTCGAGGGCTATTCCAGCGATCCCGAACTGGCCATGGGCCGTCAGCTTCTGGACAATGACGGGCGGACCCTGTCGCGCCAGCGCCGTTATCGCGATTACAGCACCACGCATATGGTGTTCCGTGGCGAAATCAGCGGCAAGCTGGAAACCGGTTCCATCGTCCACAATATCCGCATCGGCGCGGACTGGGATCGTTTCAAGATCAAGACGTTCCAGACCCGTTATCGCCCGACCGCCACGGACCAGTCCTATTCGATCGACATCTTTAACCCTGATTATGATATTGCCGAGCCGACACCGACTGCGGTGATCCAGAATTCGACGGAGGTCCAGAAAGCCTGGGGTGTGTACGCACAGGACCAGATCGAGATCACCGAACAGTTCAAGGTGCGGTTTGGCGGCCGATACGACGATTTCAGCCAGAATATCGACAACCGGCTGGGGACGACAAACCCTGCATCCTACACCAAGTTCAGCCCGATGGCGGGACTGGTGTTCGAACCGACGCAAAGCCTGTCCTTCTACGCCAATTATGGCAAAGGATTCCGGCCGAACAGCGGCGTCGATGTAAACAACAATCCCTTCGCCCCGGAAATCAGCAAAAGCTATGAGGTCGGTGCGAAGTTCGTGACGCCGGATGGCAGGCTCACCAGCACGCTCTCGCTATACAAGATGAAGAAGAGCAACGTCCTGACCGCCGATCTGCTGACCGGCCTGTCGATGGCGGTCGGCGCGGCCAAAAGCCAAGGGGTGGAGTTCGACGTCAACGCCAAGCTGCCCGCCGGGTTCGAACTGTTCGCGACCTATGCCTATACCGATGCGGGCTGGGCGGACGACTATCTCTCCGCCGGGGTGAGCAAGAACGATCCTCTGATCAACATTCCCAAGCATCAGGGCAATGCCCTGCTGTTCAAGAATTTCTCGATCGGCAATCATGACGCAATGCTGGGCGCGGGCGTGACCCATGTCGGCAAGCGCCTCGGTCAAACGGCGGCGGATTTCTATCTGCCCAGCTACACCATCGCCAAGGTGCTGGGGTCGGTCAACATCACCGATCAGATCAAGCTGTCGGCGGACGTCAACAACCTGTTCAACAAGAAATATTATGCCAGCTCCTATGCGGCTCTGTGGGTCCAGCCTGGCGCGCCGCGCCAGTTCACGGTGCGGGCGAGCTTCAATTTCTGA
- a CDS encoding glyoxylate/hydroxypyruvate reductase A, translating into MTLLYTSDPERGRIWREIFAAEAPDVGFADPSEPHDPAAVRYLAAWSPSAELIASLPRLEILFSIGAGIDQFDMTRLPPHVRVVRMIEPGITAGMVEYAAMATLALHRNLIDYRVAQGEARWSPIKLVPAGERRVGVMGLGNLGQAVLKALAPFGFPLSGWSRSAHQIDGVTCHAGAAGMAAFLAECDILICLLPLTDATRGILCRDSLSRLPKGAALINVGRGGHLVEQDLLSLLDEGHLSGAVLDVTDPEPLPGDHPFWAHPRIIITPHVASMTRADSAARVLIANIRRHEAGEPLDGEVARNRGY; encoded by the coding sequence ATGACCCTGCTCTACACATCCGATCCCGAACGCGGCCGCATCTGGCGCGAGATTTTTGCGGCGGAAGCGCCCGATGTCGGCTTTGCCGATCCGTCGGAGCCGCATGATCCCGCCGCCGTCCGCTATCTGGCGGCCTGGAGCCCGTCGGCTGAACTGATCGCCAGCCTGCCGCGCCTCGAAATCCTGTTTTCGATCGGCGCGGGGATCGACCAGTTCGACATGACCCGCCTGCCACCCCATGTCCGCGTCGTGCGCATGATCGAGCCGGGCATCACCGCAGGCATGGTCGAATATGCAGCGATGGCCACACTGGCGCTGCACCGGAACCTGATCGATTATCGCGTGGCGCAAGGCGAAGCGCGCTGGTCGCCGATCAAGCTGGTGCCGGCGGGCGAGCGGCGGGTGGGCGTGATGGGGCTGGGCAATCTGGGGCAGGCGGTGCTGAAGGCGCTCGCCCCATTCGGCTTTCCGCTGTCGGGATGGAGCCGTTCCGCCCACCAGATCGACGGCGTGACCTGCCATGCGGGCGCGGCGGGGATGGCGGCGTTTCTGGCGGAATGCGACATCCTCATCTGCCTGTTGCCGCTGACCGACGCGACACGCGGCATTTTGTGCCGGGATAGCCTATCCCGACTGCCGAAAGGCGCGGCCCTCATCAATGTCGGGCGAGGTGGTCATCTGGTGGAGCAGGATCTGCTGTCCTTGCTGGACGAAGGGCATCTTTCCGGCGCGGTCCTGGACGTCACCGATCCTGAGCCGCTGCCCGGCGATCACCCTTTTTGGGCGCATCCCCGCATCATCATCACCCCCCATGTCGCCAGCATGACCCGTGCGGACAGCGCCGCCCGCGTCCTGATCGCCAATATCCGGCGTCATGAGGCGGGTGAACCGCTGGACGGTGAAGTCGCGCGCAATCGAGGTTATTGA
- a CDS encoding haloacid dehalogenase type II, producing the protein MKDVPPMPNFRPKYISFDCYGTLTRFRMTEMATAFMADRVAAENLPAFCKDWGAYRFDQVMGPWEPYQEIIRNSLSRTCKKWGVEYREADADAVYNAVPTWGPHEDVPGGLGKIGDKIPLVILSNAMNDQIHHNVGMLGAPFHAVYTAQMAQAYKPRMQAFEYMFDQLGAKPEEMMHVSSSFRYDQNTATDLHFGCRVFVGRGHEPSNAFYRDVEIPHIGALPAVVGL; encoded by the coding sequence ATGAAGGACGTTCCGCCGATGCCCAATTTCCGGCCCAAATATATCAGTTTCGACTGCTATGGCACGCTGACCCGTTTCCGCATGACCGAGATGGCGACCGCCTTCATGGCCGATCGCGTCGCGGCGGAAAACCTGCCCGCCTTCTGCAAGGACTGGGGCGCATACCGGTTCGACCAGGTGATGGGTCCGTGGGAACCCTATCAGGAGATCATCCGCAACTCGCTTTCCCGCACCTGCAAGAAATGGGGTGTCGAGTATCGCGAAGCCGATGCGGATGCGGTCTACAATGCCGTACCGACCTGGGGTCCGCATGAGGATGTGCCGGGCGGCCTTGGCAAGATCGGCGACAAGATCCCGCTCGTCATCCTGTCCAATGCGATGAACGACCAGATCCATCATAATGTCGGGATGCTGGGCGCGCCCTTCCACGCGGTCTATACCGCGCAGATGGCGCAGGCCTACAAGCCACGGATGCAGGCGTTCGAATATATGTTCGACCAGCTCGGCGCGAAGCCCGAAGAGATGATGCATGTCTCCTCCAGCTTCCGATACGACCAGAATACGGCGACCGACCTGCATTTCGGCTGCCGTGTGTTCGTGGGACGCGGGCATGAGCCATCCAACGCCTTTTATCGCGACGTCGAAATCCCGCATATCGGCGCGCTGCCGGCGGTCGTGGGCCTGTAA